The Planococcus halocryophilus nucleotide sequence TATAAACGTTTCTTCCATCTAGGTGAATTTCTTTTTCTATTGTCATGCCAATATGTTCTGCTACTTTTTGCGAAGCCTTATTATTTTCTTGAATCAAGGAAACGAGTCGTTTTTTACCCAGTTGTTGAAATCCATAATTCCGTAAAGCTTCCGCTGCCTCTTTGGCATAGCCTTGGCCCCAAAATTCTTTTGCCACCCAGTAACCAATTTCCAATTCATTTACACCTTCAATGGTTTGGGTGACTAGACCTGCATGGCCAATTCTTTTGCCATCTGTTTTTCGGGTTAGTAATAGAAGTCCACTTCCTGGATTTTCCTTGTAGGAGCGATAAATCCAGTAAAGAAACTCAAGTGCTTTACTTCTATCTCTCGTCTCGCCTTTGCCGATATAACGAATCATTTCCGGATCAGCTAATAGCGACCATAAAAAATCAAAATCTTCGTCTGTATATACCCGAAATTGGAGTCTGGCAGACTGAAGATACATACAATCAGCCCTTCCTCTAGTGCTTTTCTACGTTTTAATCATCACGTGGATTGATAATAGCCAATATTTGATGATCTTGCCATTTCCCATTGATTTCAACGTTTTTTATAGCGACTCCTTCTTGATGAAAGCCAGCTTTTTCTAACACTCGGATTGAAGCAATATGATCTGGCATGACACCTGCTTCAAGTCGGTGCAGCGCTAACTTTTTAAAAGCGTACGCCACAACTAACTTTATCGCTTCTGTCATATACCCTTTGCCGTTATGTTTTTTATCTAAGGCATATCCAAGAATCGCACTTTGTAACGGTCCTCTGATTACTTGTACCAAACTAATTGTGCCTACCAGTACGTCAGTGCTATTTTCAAAAATCCCAAAGCTATACGATAGATCGTCTTCTTTTTGCTCTGTATAGATTTCAATTAATTCTCGTTGCATAGCAAGCGTATAAAAGTCCGAATAACGCGTCACTGAATACTCTTCAAAAAAATCACGGTTCTCTATTTCTAGCCTTAACTTTTGTTCGGCATCTTCAAGTCGAAAAAAACGAATATGCACTTGTTCACCCTTCATTGAAGACCCTCCTCTACATAAAAACGTTTCACGTGAAACAACTTTATTCTTCTATCGTTTTACGAAAGCCATAAAAAGGGCGGTATTTTTGCGTTTCGTAAAAACTACGCGACGTACTGCTAGCTAATAGCTCAATACGTGTTTTCGGGTATTGATGATGGACGTGACGCATCAGTTTTTTTCCTATTCCTAATTTCCGGTGTGATTGATCTACCAATAATTCGCATACATATAAAGTAATAAATCCATCTGTTAAGCCTCTTAAGCACCCGATTACTTGCCCATCACTTTCGGCAACTACCGCTACTGTAGAGTTGGCCCAAGCCTGTTTTGTCTCTTGTTTTTTTTCAACAAGATTGTTCCAGCCTTGTTGTTTGTTCAATTCGTTAATTGTTGGGAAATCCTCATCCTGGTAAGGACGGATCAATACTCCTTCTTGGTTAGTCACTCACATTCCCTCTACTTTCTTTTAGTAGTGTGATGATTTCATTATTTTGTTCGATTTGCTTTTCTGAATTTAAGCGAATTTGCCGAATCCACCTAAGTGCAAATGCTGCAATAAAAATAGGAATTAAGATAAAGAATGTTCCAATGATATCGCCCATATAATCGTCTCCTTAATCTCACTTAAAATCCTGGTGATAAAATATTAAGCAATGTACCGATTATCACAATAGTTATTACCATTCTGAGTAACGTGATTAAGTATTCATTTGGATTTTCTGCATATTTCTTCTCGAACCCTACCCGAACTAATAATGGTGAAATCGGGACGACTGCAGCTAGTAGGAACCAGTAAATATTTACAGGGGAGTCAGACACAATAATAATAAGCGCTAAAATTAACACTACAATACCTGAGCCTGTACTTACGATGTTGTCCCATTTCTTGTGTAAATCGTTGAAGTGCCTATCTTTTACAGATTTCTTTTTTTCGACTCCTAAAATTTTTCTTAGCAACATATCAACTAAAAAAATACTCGCTATGCTACCACCTATAAAAAGAATAAAACGGAATGCCATCTCAATTCCTGAAACTCCATCTACAACTAGTATAGGAATGCTTTCTCTCATCCTCATCACATCGAGATCCATTCACACCATCCCCTTT carries:
- a CDS encoding GNAT family N-acetyltransferase, which gives rise to MYLQSARLQFRVYTDEDFDFLWSLLADPEMIRYIGKGETRDRSKALEFLYWIYRSYKENPGSGLLLLTRKTDGKRIGHAGLVTQTIEGVNELEIGYWVAKEFWGQGYAKEAAEALRNYGFQQLGKKRLVSLIQENNKASQKVAEHIGMTIEKEIHLDGRNVYIYVVDEEKSNGIPYIGNGKIDFK
- a CDS encoding GNAT family N-acetyltransferase; its protein translation is MKGEQVHIRFFRLEDAEQKLRLEIENRDFFEEYSVTRYSDFYTLAMQRELIEIYTEQKEDDLSYSFGIFENSTDVLVGTISLVQVIRGPLQSAILGYALDKKHNGKGYMTEAIKLVVAYAFKKLALHRLEAGVMPDHIASIRVLEKAGFHQEGVAIKNVEINGKWQDHQILAIINPRDD
- a CDS encoding GNAT family N-acetyltransferase — translated: MTNQEGVLIRPYQDEDFPTINELNKQQGWNNLVEKKQETKQAWANSTVAVVAESDGQVIGCLRGLTDGFITLYVCELLVDQSHRKLGIGKKLMRHVHHQYPKTRIELLASSTSRSFYETQKYRPFYGFRKTIEE
- a CDS encoding DUF4181 domain-containing protein, which codes for MDLDVMRMRESIPILVVDGVSGIEMAFRFILFIGGSIASIFLVDMLLRKILGVEKKKSVKDRHFNDLHKKWDNIVSTGSGIVVLILALIIIVSDSPVNIYWFLLAAVVPISPLLVRVGFEKKYAENPNEYLITLLRMVITIVIIGTLLNILSPGF